A single window of Ctenopharyngodon idella isolate HZGC_01 chromosome 24, HZGC01, whole genome shotgun sequence DNA harbors:
- the ppfibp2b gene encoding liprin-beta-2b isoform X11, whose protein sequence is MASDASHMLEAALEQMDDIIAGSKAAVEFSNGVYNLGSPVSVGPLQVLQLAEELRLALELQAREEDRNSLRSQLPCTTAQSLMEWLEKGSVNLQSSSNNETYQERLARLEGDKESLVLQVSVLTDQVEAQGEKIRDLESSLEEHHHKLISTEEMLQQELLSRTSLETQKLELMDEVSYLKLKLVGMEEEHNHIDEEDKHHKAEALLQELRLLKSKVEELEGEKSQYEKKLKATKTEIAKLQQLLATKDSEIESLQNQLLSRGTVNNDITERDQELQRLKTGMETLIAANNEKDRHIEELNVLLGQYRKLKDGLAHCQVTNDTLLCGSSEEDLSGNRKIKKALTHRVYSDIIRSELQMSSRGPSPLLVSPPCLQRELDSSCRSIQPSMETSMVSIGDLGFYSRQWSMQRMLSTSLEDLQSGSLQMHVVGQPVEAVLENRYNQENNKYQTLPGKFSRPEQNGMRLPSSSPLQLSPDESEDSEFNLRKTEKTDDSTLSDLSPMSSGVESGQQSPVSPEHKKNQKGIRKLWGKIRRTQSGSLPADGSDSDFKRGGFRATAGPRLACLGIGSSAGDMNTPFSKWSCDQVCAWMEDFGLGQYVQMARQWVTSGQTLLSASSQDMEKELGIKHPLHRKKLQLGLRSFSTKLTEKSSELDHIWVTRWLDDIGLPQYKDQFNEGRVDGRMLQYLTVNDLLFLKVTSQLHHLSIKCAIHVLHVNKFNPNCLKRRPGDENKTSPSEVVQWSNHRVMEWLRSVDLAEYAPNLRGSGVHGGLIILEPRFNSDTLAMLLNIPPQKTLLRRHLATNFNTLVGSQAQQEKQDFLESSSYTPLSTTAKVRPRKIGFSSFGHRKKRGDDSTDYICPLDASQAQALLNGANRPYSGFRGLSPIFDRDPERREQILCAKGSGMQFEALSRGINNLTDSRQEKKDPTAGSLSPNTKERIILCIRETTL, encoded by the exons GTTAACCTCCAGTCCTCGAGCAACAATGAGACCTATCAAGAACGGCTGGCGAGATTAGAAGGGGACAAAGAGTCTCTGGTTCTTCAG GTGAGTGTCCTCACTGACCAGGTTGAAGCTCAAGGAGAAAAGATCAGAGATCTGGAAAGTTCCCTGGAAGAACACCACCACAAACTCATTTCCACTGAGGAAATGCTCCAGCAG GAGCTCCTCAGCCGAACCTCACTGGAAACGCAGAAACTGGAACTGATGGATGAAGTTTCCTATCTGAAACTCAAGCTTGTCGGCATGGAGGAGGAACACAACCACATAGATGAAGAGGACAAACATCATAAAGCTGAG GCATTGCTACAAGAGCTTCGACTTCTTAAGAGCAAAGTTGAAGAACTGGAGGGGGAGAAATCGCAATATGAGAAGAAGCTCAAAGCCACAAAG aCTGAGATTGCCAAACTCCAGCAGCTGCTCGCTACGAAAGATTCGGAAATCGAGAGTCTACAGAATCAGCTTCTGTCCCGAGGAACCGTCAACAATGACATCACAGAGAGAG ATCAAGAGTTACAGAGGTTAAAAACTGGAATGGAGACGCTGATAGCTGCCAATAATGAAAAG GATCGCCACATAGAGGAACTCAATGTTCTGTTGGGCCAGTACAGGAAACTGAAGGATGGCTTGGCCCATTGTCAAG TGACCAACGATACATTGCTGTGTGGCAGCAGTGAAGAGGATCTTAGTGGCAAccgaaaaataaaaaaagccctGACCCATAGAGTGTACTCGGACATCATCAGATCAGAACTACAG ATGTCTTCCCGAGGCCCGTCACCACTCCTGGTCTCTCCTCCATGTCTACAGAGGGAACTGGACTCCAG CTGTCGCAGTATACAGCCCTCCATGGAGACCTCGATGGTATCCATTGGCGATTTGGGCTTTTACAGCAGACAATG GTCAATGCAGCGGATGCTGTCCACCAGCTTGGAAGATCTGCAAAGTGGAAGCTTACAGATG CATGTAGTGGGCCAACCAGTAGAGGCTGTTTTAGAG aaccgATATAatcaggaaaataacaaataccAGACGCTCCCAGGAAAGTTCAGTCGTCCAGAGCAGAATGGAATGAGACTGCCATCGTCTTCCCCACTACAGTTGTCCCCTGATGAAAGTGAAGACAGTGAATTCAACCTAA GAAAGACAGAGAAGACAGATGACTCAACTTTGTCTGACCTTTCGCCAATGTCGTCTGGAGTAGAATCAGGTCAGCAGTCACCTGTTTCACCAGAGCACAAGAAGAACCAAAAAGGCATCCGAAAACTGTGGGGAAA GATCAGGAGAACACAGTCAGGCAGTCTTCCTGCTGACGGTTCTGATTCTGACTTCAAGAGAGGGGGTTTCAGAGCCACGGCCGGCCCACGACTCGCCTGCCTGGGCATTGGTTCTTCAGCAGG tgacaTGAACACCCCCTTCTCGAAATGGTCATGTGATCAGGTGTGTGCATGGATGGAGGACTTTGGCCTGGGTCAGTACGTGCAAATGGCCAGACAGTGGGTGACTAGCGGTCAGACTCTACTCTCTGCCTCCTCGCAGGACATGGAGAAG GAGCTGGGAATTAAACATCCACTACACAGGAAGAAGCTTCAGCTGGGTCTGCGCTCCTTCAGCACCAAACTCACAGAGAAATCCTCTGAACTCGACCACATCTGGGTCACAC GATGGCTGGATGATATCGGATTACCGCAGTACAAAGACCAGTTTAATGAAGGACGTGTGGATGGTAGAATGCTGCAGTACTTGACAGTG AATGATCTGCTGTTCCTGAAAGTCACCAGTCAACTGCATCATCTCAGCATCAAGTGTGCTATCCACGTCCTACATGTAAACAAGTTCAACCCCAACTGCCTCAAAAGACGACCTGGAGATGAG AATAAGACATCCCCTTCTGAGGTTGTCCAGTGGTCCAATCACCGTGTGATGGAGTGGCTCAGATCGGTTGACCTGGCAGAATACGCCCCCAACCTGAGAGGCAGCGGAGTGCATGGAGGACTCATA atcTTGGAACCTCGTTTTAACTCGGACACTCTTGCGATGCTCCTGAACATTCCTCCCCAGAAGACTCTGTTGAGGAGGCACCTGGCCACTAATTTCAACACGCTGGTGGGCTCTCAGGCTCAGCAAGAGAAACAAGATTTCCTGGAATCATCAAGCTACACGCCGCTGTCCACCACAGCAAAAGTCCGG CCACGTAAAATCGGTTTCTCCAGTTTTGGCCACCGTAAGAAGCGCGGTGATGACTCCACGGACTACATCTGCCCTCTGGATGCATCCCAAGCCCAGGCCCTGCTCAACGGGGCTAACCGGCCCTACAGCGGCTTCAGGGGCCTGAGCCCCATCTTCGACAGGGACCCAGAGAGGCGGGAGCAG ATTCTGTGTGCTAAAGGATCAGGGATGCAGTTCGAGGCCTTATCCAGGGGAATTAACAACCTCACA GACTCCAGACAAGAGAAGAAAGATCCAACTGCAGGTTCACTCTCACCCAATACTAAGGAAAGAATAATATTG TGTATAAGGGAAACAACACTTTGA
- the ppfibp2b gene encoding liprin-beta-2b isoform X13 — MEEEIDFYKHFTWLKKVNLQSSSNNETYQERLARLEGDKESLVLQVSVLTDQVEAQGEKIRDLESSLEEHHHKLISTEEMLQQELLSRTSLETQKLELMDEVSYLKLKLVGMEEEHNHIDEEDKHHKAEALLQELRLLKSKVEELEGEKSQYEKKLKATKTEIAKLQQLLATKDSEIESLQNQLLSRGTVNNDITERDQELQRLKTGMETLIAANNEKDRHIEELNVLLGQYRKLKDGLAHCQVTNDTLLCGSSEEDLSGNRKIKKALTHRVYSDIIRSELQMSSRGPSPLLVSPPCLQRELDSSCRSIQPSMETSMVSIGDLGFYSRQWSMQRMLSTSLEDLQSGSLQMHVVGQPVEAVLENRYNQENNKYQTLPGKFSRPEQNGMRLPSSSPLQLSPDESEDSEFNLRKTEKTDDSTLSDLSPMSSGVESGQQSPVSPEHKKNQKGIRKLWGKIRRTQSGSLPADGSDSDFKRGGFRATAGPRLACLGIGSSAGDMNTPFSKWSCDQVCAWMEDFGLGQYVQMARQWVTSGQTLLSASSQDMEKELGIKHPLHRKKLQLGLRSFSTKLTEKSSELDHIWVTRWLDDIGLPQYKDQFNEGRVDGRMLQYLTVNDLLFLKVTSQLHHLSIKCAIHVLHVNKFNPNCLKRRPGDENKTSPSEVVQWSNHRVMEWLRSVDLAEYAPNLRGSGVHGGLIILEPRFNSDTLAMLLNIPPQKTLLRRHLATNFNTLVGSQAQQEKQDFLESSSYTPLSTTAKVRPRKIGFSSFGHRKKRGDDSTDYICPLDASQAQALLNGANRPYSGFRGLSPIFDRDPERREQILCAKGSGMQFEALSRGINNLTDSRQEKKDPTAGSLSPNTKERIILCIRETTL, encoded by the exons GTTAACCTCCAGTCCTCGAGCAACAATGAGACCTATCAAGAACGGCTGGCGAGATTAGAAGGGGACAAAGAGTCTCTGGTTCTTCAG GTGAGTGTCCTCACTGACCAGGTTGAAGCTCAAGGAGAAAAGATCAGAGATCTGGAAAGTTCCCTGGAAGAACACCACCACAAACTCATTTCCACTGAGGAAATGCTCCAGCAG GAGCTCCTCAGCCGAACCTCACTGGAAACGCAGAAACTGGAACTGATGGATGAAGTTTCCTATCTGAAACTCAAGCTTGTCGGCATGGAGGAGGAACACAACCACATAGATGAAGAGGACAAACATCATAAAGCTGAG GCATTGCTACAAGAGCTTCGACTTCTTAAGAGCAAAGTTGAAGAACTGGAGGGGGAGAAATCGCAATATGAGAAGAAGCTCAAAGCCACAAAG aCTGAGATTGCCAAACTCCAGCAGCTGCTCGCTACGAAAGATTCGGAAATCGAGAGTCTACAGAATCAGCTTCTGTCCCGAGGAACCGTCAACAATGACATCACAGAGAGAG ATCAAGAGTTACAGAGGTTAAAAACTGGAATGGAGACGCTGATAGCTGCCAATAATGAAAAG GATCGCCACATAGAGGAACTCAATGTTCTGTTGGGCCAGTACAGGAAACTGAAGGATGGCTTGGCCCATTGTCAAG TGACCAACGATACATTGCTGTGTGGCAGCAGTGAAGAGGATCTTAGTGGCAAccgaaaaataaaaaaagccctGACCCATAGAGTGTACTCGGACATCATCAGATCAGAACTACAG ATGTCTTCCCGAGGCCCGTCACCACTCCTGGTCTCTCCTCCATGTCTACAGAGGGAACTGGACTCCAG CTGTCGCAGTATACAGCCCTCCATGGAGACCTCGATGGTATCCATTGGCGATTTGGGCTTTTACAGCAGACAATG GTCAATGCAGCGGATGCTGTCCACCAGCTTGGAAGATCTGCAAAGTGGAAGCTTACAGATG CATGTAGTGGGCCAACCAGTAGAGGCTGTTTTAGAG aaccgATATAatcaggaaaataacaaataccAGACGCTCCCAGGAAAGTTCAGTCGTCCAGAGCAGAATGGAATGAGACTGCCATCGTCTTCCCCACTACAGTTGTCCCCTGATGAAAGTGAAGACAGTGAATTCAACCTAA GAAAGACAGAGAAGACAGATGACTCAACTTTGTCTGACCTTTCGCCAATGTCGTCTGGAGTAGAATCAGGTCAGCAGTCACCTGTTTCACCAGAGCACAAGAAGAACCAAAAAGGCATCCGAAAACTGTGGGGAAA GATCAGGAGAACACAGTCAGGCAGTCTTCCTGCTGACGGTTCTGATTCTGACTTCAAGAGAGGGGGTTTCAGAGCCACGGCCGGCCCACGACTCGCCTGCCTGGGCATTGGTTCTTCAGCAGG tgacaTGAACACCCCCTTCTCGAAATGGTCATGTGATCAGGTGTGTGCATGGATGGAGGACTTTGGCCTGGGTCAGTACGTGCAAATGGCCAGACAGTGGGTGACTAGCGGTCAGACTCTACTCTCTGCCTCCTCGCAGGACATGGAGAAG GAGCTGGGAATTAAACATCCACTACACAGGAAGAAGCTTCAGCTGGGTCTGCGCTCCTTCAGCACCAAACTCACAGAGAAATCCTCTGAACTCGACCACATCTGGGTCACAC GATGGCTGGATGATATCGGATTACCGCAGTACAAAGACCAGTTTAATGAAGGACGTGTGGATGGTAGAATGCTGCAGTACTTGACAGTG AATGATCTGCTGTTCCTGAAAGTCACCAGTCAACTGCATCATCTCAGCATCAAGTGTGCTATCCACGTCCTACATGTAAACAAGTTCAACCCCAACTGCCTCAAAAGACGACCTGGAGATGAG AATAAGACATCCCCTTCTGAGGTTGTCCAGTGGTCCAATCACCGTGTGATGGAGTGGCTCAGATCGGTTGACCTGGCAGAATACGCCCCCAACCTGAGAGGCAGCGGAGTGCATGGAGGACTCATA atcTTGGAACCTCGTTTTAACTCGGACACTCTTGCGATGCTCCTGAACATTCCTCCCCAGAAGACTCTGTTGAGGAGGCACCTGGCCACTAATTTCAACACGCTGGTGGGCTCTCAGGCTCAGCAAGAGAAACAAGATTTCCTGGAATCATCAAGCTACACGCCGCTGTCCACCACAGCAAAAGTCCGG CCACGTAAAATCGGTTTCTCCAGTTTTGGCCACCGTAAGAAGCGCGGTGATGACTCCACGGACTACATCTGCCCTCTGGATGCATCCCAAGCCCAGGCCCTGCTCAACGGGGCTAACCGGCCCTACAGCGGCTTCAGGGGCCTGAGCCCCATCTTCGACAGGGACCCAGAGAGGCGGGAGCAG ATTCTGTGTGCTAAAGGATCAGGGATGCAGTTCGAGGCCTTATCCAGGGGAATTAACAACCTCACA GACTCCAGACAAGAGAAGAAAGATCCAACTGCAGGTTCACTCTCACCCAATACTAAGGAAAGAATAATATTG TGTATAAGGGAAACAACACTTTGA
- the ppfibp2b gene encoding liprin-beta-2b isoform X3, whose product MASDASHMLEAALEQMDDIIAGSKAAVEFSNGVYNLGSPVSVGPLQVLQLAEELRLALELQAREEDRNSLRSQLPCTTAQSLMEWLEKGSVNLQSSSNNETYQERLARLEGDKESLVLQVSVLTDQVEAQGEKIRDLESSLEEHHHKLISTEEMLQQELLSRTSLETQKLELMDEVSYLKLKLVGMEEEHNHIDEEDKHHKAESVVNLISELQEQMCKFQEEISNRIQEQRALESLRDSGTREALDQSPDVGLGGSDAEECSCRCRSGGENALLQELRLLKSKVEELEGEKSQYEKKLKATKTEIAKLQQLLATKDSEIESLQNQLLSRGTVNNDITEREEVYKKKLRDKHQELQRLKTGMETLIAANNEKDRHIEELNVLLGQYRKLKDGLAHCQVTNDTLLCGSSEEDLSGNRKIKKALTHRVYSDIIRSELQMSSRGPSPLLVSPPCLQRELDSSCRSIQPSMETSMVSIGDLGFYSRQWSMQRMLSTSLEDLQSGSLQMHVVGQPVEAVLENRYNQENNKYQTLPGKFSRPEQNGMRLPSSSPLQLSPDESEDSEFNLRKTEKTDDSTLSDLSPMSSGVESGQQSPVSPEHKKNQKGIRKLWGKIRRTQSGSLPADGSDSDFKRGGFRATAGPRLACLGIGSSAGDMNTPFSKWSCDQVCAWMEDFGLGQYVQMARQWVTSGQTLLSASSQDMEKELGIKHPLHRKKLQLGLRSFSTKLTEKSSELDHIWVTRWLDDIGLPQYKDQFNEGRVDGRMLQYLTVNDLLFLKVTSQLHHLSIKCAIHVLHVNKFNPNCLKRRPGDENKTSPSEVVQWSNHRVMEWLRSVDLAEYAPNLRGSGVHGGLIILEPRFNSDTLAMLLNIPPQKTLLRRHLATNFNTLVGSQAQQEKQDFLESSSYTPLSTTAKVRPRKIGFSSFGHRKKRGDDSTDYICPLDASQAQALLNGANRPYSGFRGLSPIFDRDPERREQILCAKGSGMQFEALSRGINNLTYLLSRDELLRGMRRSQTAIV is encoded by the exons GTTAACCTCCAGTCCTCGAGCAACAATGAGACCTATCAAGAACGGCTGGCGAGATTAGAAGGGGACAAAGAGTCTCTGGTTCTTCAG GTGAGTGTCCTCACTGACCAGGTTGAAGCTCAAGGAGAAAAGATCAGAGATCTGGAAAGTTCCCTGGAAGAACACCACCACAAACTCATTTCCACTGAGGAAATGCTCCAGCAG GAGCTCCTCAGCCGAACCTCACTGGAAACGCAGAAACTGGAACTGATGGATGAAGTTTCCTATCTGAAACTCAAGCTTGTCGGCATGGAGGAGGAACACAACCACATAGATGAAGAGGACAAACATCATAAAGCTGAG AGTGTGGTTAATCTAATTAGTGAACTACAGGAGCAGATGTGTAAATTCCAGGAGGAAATCAGCAATCGCATTCAGGAGCAGCGGGCCCTCGAGAGCCTGAGGGATAGTGGCACACGCGAGGCTCTCGACCAGAGCCCTGATGTGGGCCTTGGTGGCTCGGACGCTGAGGAATGCAGCTGCCGCTGTAGAAGCGGAGGAGAGAAT GCATTGCTACAAGAGCTTCGACTTCTTAAGAGCAAAGTTGAAGAACTGGAGGGGGAGAAATCGCAATATGAGAAGAAGCTCAAAGCCACAAAG aCTGAGATTGCCAAACTCCAGCAGCTGCTCGCTACGAAAGATTCGGAAATCGAGAGTCTACAGAATCAGCTTCTGTCCCGAGGAACCGTCAACAATGACATCACAGAGAGAG AGGAAGTGTATAAGAAAAAGCTGAGAGACAAAC ATCAAGAGTTACAGAGGTTAAAAACTGGAATGGAGACGCTGATAGCTGCCAATAATGAAAAG GATCGCCACATAGAGGAACTCAATGTTCTGTTGGGCCAGTACAGGAAACTGAAGGATGGCTTGGCCCATTGTCAAG TGACCAACGATACATTGCTGTGTGGCAGCAGTGAAGAGGATCTTAGTGGCAAccgaaaaataaaaaaagccctGACCCATAGAGTGTACTCGGACATCATCAGATCAGAACTACAG ATGTCTTCCCGAGGCCCGTCACCACTCCTGGTCTCTCCTCCATGTCTACAGAGGGAACTGGACTCCAG CTGTCGCAGTATACAGCCCTCCATGGAGACCTCGATGGTATCCATTGGCGATTTGGGCTTTTACAGCAGACAATG GTCAATGCAGCGGATGCTGTCCACCAGCTTGGAAGATCTGCAAAGTGGAAGCTTACAGATG CATGTAGTGGGCCAACCAGTAGAGGCTGTTTTAGAG aaccgATATAatcaggaaaataacaaataccAGACGCTCCCAGGAAAGTTCAGTCGTCCAGAGCAGAATGGAATGAGACTGCCATCGTCTTCCCCACTACAGTTGTCCCCTGATGAAAGTGAAGACAGTGAATTCAACCTAA GAAAGACAGAGAAGACAGATGACTCAACTTTGTCTGACCTTTCGCCAATGTCGTCTGGAGTAGAATCAGGTCAGCAGTCACCTGTTTCACCAGAGCACAAGAAGAACCAAAAAGGCATCCGAAAACTGTGGGGAAA GATCAGGAGAACACAGTCAGGCAGTCTTCCTGCTGACGGTTCTGATTCTGACTTCAAGAGAGGGGGTTTCAGAGCCACGGCCGGCCCACGACTCGCCTGCCTGGGCATTGGTTCTTCAGCAGG tgacaTGAACACCCCCTTCTCGAAATGGTCATGTGATCAGGTGTGTGCATGGATGGAGGACTTTGGCCTGGGTCAGTACGTGCAAATGGCCAGACAGTGGGTGACTAGCGGTCAGACTCTACTCTCTGCCTCCTCGCAGGACATGGAGAAG GAGCTGGGAATTAAACATCCACTACACAGGAAGAAGCTTCAGCTGGGTCTGCGCTCCTTCAGCACCAAACTCACAGAGAAATCCTCTGAACTCGACCACATCTGGGTCACAC GATGGCTGGATGATATCGGATTACCGCAGTACAAAGACCAGTTTAATGAAGGACGTGTGGATGGTAGAATGCTGCAGTACTTGACAGTG AATGATCTGCTGTTCCTGAAAGTCACCAGTCAACTGCATCATCTCAGCATCAAGTGTGCTATCCACGTCCTACATGTAAACAAGTTCAACCCCAACTGCCTCAAAAGACGACCTGGAGATGAG AATAAGACATCCCCTTCTGAGGTTGTCCAGTGGTCCAATCACCGTGTGATGGAGTGGCTCAGATCGGTTGACCTGGCAGAATACGCCCCCAACCTGAGAGGCAGCGGAGTGCATGGAGGACTCATA atcTTGGAACCTCGTTTTAACTCGGACACTCTTGCGATGCTCCTGAACATTCCTCCCCAGAAGACTCTGTTGAGGAGGCACCTGGCCACTAATTTCAACACGCTGGTGGGCTCTCAGGCTCAGCAAGAGAAACAAGATTTCCTGGAATCATCAAGCTACACGCCGCTGTCCACCACAGCAAAAGTCCGG CCACGTAAAATCGGTTTCTCCAGTTTTGGCCACCGTAAGAAGCGCGGTGATGACTCCACGGACTACATCTGCCCTCTGGATGCATCCCAAGCCCAGGCCCTGCTCAACGGGGCTAACCGGCCCTACAGCGGCTTCAGGGGCCTGAGCCCCATCTTCGACAGGGACCCAGAGAGGCGGGAGCAG ATTCTGTGTGCTAAAGGATCAGGGATGCAGTTCGAGGCCTTATCCAGGGGAATTAACAACCTCACA TACTTACTCAGCCGTGACGAGCTGCTGAGAGGAATGAGACGCAGCCAAACCGCAATAGTGTGA
- the ppfibp2b gene encoding liprin-beta-2b isoform X10, whose protein sequence is MEEEIDFYKHFTWLKKVNLQSSSNNETYQERLARLEGDKESLVLQVSVLTDQVEAQGEKIRDLESSLEEHHHKLISTEEMLQQELLSRTSLETQKLELMDEVSYLKLKLVGMEEEHNHIDEEDKHHKAESVVNLISELQEQMCKFQEEISNRIQEQRALESLRDSGTREALDQSPDVGLGGSDAEECSCRCRSGGENALLQELRLLKSKVEELEGEKSQYEKKLKATKTEIAKLQQLLATKDSEIESLQNQLLSRGTVNNDITEREEVYKKKLRDKHQELQRLKTGMETLIAANNEKDRHIEELNVLLGQYRKLKDGLAHCQVTNDTLLCGSSEEDLSGNRKIKKALTHRVYSDIIRSELQMSSRGPSPLLVSPPCLQRELDSSCRSIQPSMETSMVSIGDLGFYSRQWSMQRMLSTSLEDLQSGSLQMHVVGQPVEAVLENRYNQENNKYQTLPGKFSRPEQNGMRLPSSSPLQLSPDESEDSEFNLRKTEKTDDSTLSDLSPMSSGVESGQQSPVSPEHKKNQKGIRKLWGKIRRTQSGSLPADGSDSDFKRGGFRATAGPRLACLGIGSSAGDMNTPFSKWSCDQVCAWMEDFGLGQYVQMARQWVTSGQTLLSASSQDMEKELGIKHPLHRKKLQLGLRSFSTKLTEKSSELDHIWVTRWLDDIGLPQYKDQFNEGRVDGRMLQYLTVNDLLFLKVTSQLHHLSIKCAIHVLHVNKFNPNCLKRRPGDENKTSPSEVVQWSNHRVMEWLRSVDLAEYAPNLRGSGVHGGLIILEPRFNSDTLAMLLNIPPQKTLLRRHLATNFNTLVGSQAQQEKQDFLESSSYTPLSTTAKVRPRKIGFSSFGHRKKRGDDSTDYICPLDASQAQALLNGANRPYSGFRGLSPIFDRDPERREQILCAKGSGMQFEALSRGINNLTDSRQEKKDPTAGSLSPNTKERIILCIRETTL, encoded by the exons GTTAACCTCCAGTCCTCGAGCAACAATGAGACCTATCAAGAACGGCTGGCGAGATTAGAAGGGGACAAAGAGTCTCTGGTTCTTCAG GTGAGTGTCCTCACTGACCAGGTTGAAGCTCAAGGAGAAAAGATCAGAGATCTGGAAAGTTCCCTGGAAGAACACCACCACAAACTCATTTCCACTGAGGAAATGCTCCAGCAG GAGCTCCTCAGCCGAACCTCACTGGAAACGCAGAAACTGGAACTGATGGATGAAGTTTCCTATCTGAAACTCAAGCTTGTCGGCATGGAGGAGGAACACAACCACATAGATGAAGAGGACAAACATCATAAAGCTGAG AGTGTGGTTAATCTAATTAGTGAACTACAGGAGCAGATGTGTAAATTCCAGGAGGAAATCAGCAATCGCATTCAGGAGCAGCGGGCCCTCGAGAGCCTGAGGGATAGTGGCACACGCGAGGCTCTCGACCAGAGCCCTGATGTGGGCCTTGGTGGCTCGGACGCTGAGGAATGCAGCTGCCGCTGTAGAAGCGGAGGAGAGAAT GCATTGCTACAAGAGCTTCGACTTCTTAAGAGCAAAGTTGAAGAACTGGAGGGGGAGAAATCGCAATATGAGAAGAAGCTCAAAGCCACAAAG aCTGAGATTGCCAAACTCCAGCAGCTGCTCGCTACGAAAGATTCGGAAATCGAGAGTCTACAGAATCAGCTTCTGTCCCGAGGAACCGTCAACAATGACATCACAGAGAGAG AGGAAGTGTATAAGAAAAAGCTGAGAGACAAAC ATCAAGAGTTACAGAGGTTAAAAACTGGAATGGAGACGCTGATAGCTGCCAATAATGAAAAG GATCGCCACATAGAGGAACTCAATGTTCTGTTGGGCCAGTACAGGAAACTGAAGGATGGCTTGGCCCATTGTCAAG TGACCAACGATACATTGCTGTGTGGCAGCAGTGAAGAGGATCTTAGTGGCAAccgaaaaataaaaaaagccctGACCCATAGAGTGTACTCGGACATCATCAGATCAGAACTACAG ATGTCTTCCCGAGGCCCGTCACCACTCCTGGTCTCTCCTCCATGTCTACAGAGGGAACTGGACTCCAG CTGTCGCAGTATACAGCCCTCCATGGAGACCTCGATGGTATCCATTGGCGATTTGGGCTTTTACAGCAGACAATG GTCAATGCAGCGGATGCTGTCCACCAGCTTGGAAGATCTGCAAAGTGGAAGCTTACAGATG CATGTAGTGGGCCAACCAGTAGAGGCTGTTTTAGAG aaccgATATAatcaggaaaataacaaataccAGACGCTCCCAGGAAAGTTCAGTCGTCCAGAGCAGAATGGAATGAGACTGCCATCGTCTTCCCCACTACAGTTGTCCCCTGATGAAAGTGAAGACAGTGAATTCAACCTAA GAAAGACAGAGAAGACAGATGACTCAACTTTGTCTGACCTTTCGCCAATGTCGTCTGGAGTAGAATCAGGTCAGCAGTCACCTGTTTCACCAGAGCACAAGAAGAACCAAAAAGGCATCCGAAAACTGTGGGGAAA GATCAGGAGAACACAGTCAGGCAGTCTTCCTGCTGACGGTTCTGATTCTGACTTCAAGAGAGGGGGTTTCAGAGCCACGGCCGGCCCACGACTCGCCTGCCTGGGCATTGGTTCTTCAGCAGG tgacaTGAACACCCCCTTCTCGAAATGGTCATGTGATCAGGTGTGTGCATGGATGGAGGACTTTGGCCTGGGTCAGTACGTGCAAATGGCCAGACAGTGGGTGACTAGCGGTCAGACTCTACTCTCTGCCTCCTCGCAGGACATGGAGAAG GAGCTGGGAATTAAACATCCACTACACAGGAAGAAGCTTCAGCTGGGTCTGCGCTCCTTCAGCACCAAACTCACAGAGAAATCCTCTGAACTCGACCACATCTGGGTCACAC GATGGCTGGATGATATCGGATTACCGCAGTACAAAGACCAGTTTAATGAAGGACGTGTGGATGGTAGAATGCTGCAGTACTTGACAGTG AATGATCTGCTGTTCCTGAAAGTCACCAGTCAACTGCATCATCTCAGCATCAAGTGTGCTATCCACGTCCTACATGTAAACAAGTTCAACCCCAACTGCCTCAAAAGACGACCTGGAGATGAG AATAAGACATCCCCTTCTGAGGTTGTCCAGTGGTCCAATCACCGTGTGATGGAGTGGCTCAGATCGGTTGACCTGGCAGAATACGCCCCCAACCTGAGAGGCAGCGGAGTGCATGGAGGACTCATA atcTTGGAACCTCGTTTTAACTCGGACACTCTTGCGATGCTCCTGAACATTCCTCCCCAGAAGACTCTGTTGAGGAGGCACCTGGCCACTAATTTCAACACGCTGGTGGGCTCTCAGGCTCAGCAAGAGAAACAAGATTTCCTGGAATCATCAAGCTACACGCCGCTGTCCACCACAGCAAAAGTCCGG CCACGTAAAATCGGTTTCTCCAGTTTTGGCCACCGTAAGAAGCGCGGTGATGACTCCACGGACTACATCTGCCCTCTGGATGCATCCCAAGCCCAGGCCCTGCTCAACGGGGCTAACCGGCCCTACAGCGGCTTCAGGGGCCTGAGCCCCATCTTCGACAGGGACCCAGAGAGGCGGGAGCAG ATTCTGTGTGCTAAAGGATCAGGGATGCAGTTCGAGGCCTTATCCAGGGGAATTAACAACCTCACA GACTCCAGACAAGAGAAGAAAGATCCAACTGCAGGTTCACTCTCACCCAATACTAAGGAAAGAATAATATTG TGTATAAGGGAAACAACACTTTGA